A window from Pseudoliparis swirei isolate HS2019 ecotype Mariana Trench chromosome 17, NWPU_hadal_v1, whole genome shotgun sequence encodes these proteins:
- the fgfr2 gene encoding fibroblast growth factor receptor 2 isoform X1, whose amino-acid sequence MGSVSRGRWRKGAWRAPANGMASWLLAALLLSLLTASLARPPLTATTEEEATVEPEEASTRPQVSTPTLSSVHPGELLKLSCPLPPSGTVTWTKDGRPLGADNRTLLREEVLQVHEATPTDSGLYTCTAAGRDTARFIVNVTDAISSGDDEDDTERSEDTGADGEQITAPYWTSSAKMEKRLHAVPAANTVKFRCAAGGNPRPQLRWLKNGRPFRQEDRMGGYKVRSQHWTLIMESVVPSDKGNYTCLVENEFGAINHTYTLDVVERSPHRPILQAGLPANVTVHVGEDARFVCKVYSDAQPHIQWLKHITQNGSRYGPDGHPYVRVLKTAGVNTTDKEIEALLLPNVTLEDSGEFTCLAGNSIGISFHTAWLTVLPALDKSPGPFSPDYVEIAIYCAGVFLIACMVGIVVICRMRNTAKKPDFGGQPAVHKLSKQIPLRRQVSADSSSSMNSSTPLVRITTRRSSAHDDPIPEYDLPEDPRWEFSRDRLTLGKPLGEGCFGQVVMAEGLGIDKDRPKEAATVAVKMLKDDATEKDLSDLVSEMEMMKMIGKHKNIINLLGACTQYGPLYVIVEYASKGNLREYLRARRPPGMEYSYDIARVSDEQLTFKDLVSCTYQVARGMEYLASQKCIHRDLAARNVLVTESNFMKIADFGLARDVHNIDYYKKTTNGRLPVKWMAPEALFDRVYTHQSDVWSFGVLMWEIFTLGGSPYPGIPVEELFKLLKEGHRMDKPGNCTNELYMMMKDCWHAISSHRPTFKQLVEDLDRILSLNTNEEYLDLCAPAEQYSPSFPDTRSSCSSGDDSVFSHDPLQDEPCLAQYQHIAVKT is encoded by the exons ATGGGATCCGTGtccagggggaggtggaggaagggggCATGGCGAGCCCCCGCTAACGGGATGGCCTCCTGGCTGCTGGCCGCCCTCCTGCTGTCGCTGCTGACCGCCAGCCTGGCCCGGCCGCCCCTCACCGCCACCACCGAGGAGGAGGCCACCGTGGAACCTGAAG AGGCGTCCACCAGGCCCCAGGTGTCTACGCCCACGCTGAGCTCCGTGCACCCGGGGGAGCTGCTGAAGCTGAGCTGCCCTCTGCCTCCGTCGGGCACCGTCACCTGGACCAAAGACGGCCGCCCTCTGGGCGCCGACAACCGCACGCTGCTGCGGGAGGAGGTGCTGCAGGTCCACGAGGCCACGCCCACCGACTCGGGCCTGTACACCTGCACCGCCGCCGGCAGAGACACGGCCCGCTTCATCGTGAACGtcacag ATGCCATCTCGTCGGGGGATGACGAGGACGATACGGAGCGGTCGGAGGACACGGGGGCGGACGGAGAGCAGATAA CCGCTCCGTACTGGACCTCGTCGGCCAAGATGGAGAAGAGGCTGCACGCCGTTCCGGCCGCCAACACCGTCAAGTTCCGCTGCGCCGCCGGAGGAAACCCCCGACCCCAGCTGCGCTGGCTGAAGAACGGCCGGCCGTTCCGCCAGGAGGACCGCATGGGGGGCTACAAG GTGCGCAGCCAGCACTGGACCCTCATCATGGAGAGCGTGGTGCCGTCGGACAAGGGCAACTACACCTGCCTGGTGGAGAACGAGTTCGGAGCCATCAACCACACCTACACCCTGGATGTCGTGG AGCGCTCCCCCCACCGGCCCATCCTGCAGGCCGGCCTCCCGGCCAACGTGACGGTGCACGTGGGCGAGGACGCCCGCTTCGTGTGTAAGGTGTACAGCGACGCCCAGCCGCACATCCAGTGGCTGAAGCACATCACGCAGAACGGCAGCCGCTACGGGCCGGACGGACACCCGTACGTCCGGGTGCTGAAG actgcAGGTGTTAACACCACCGATAAGGAGATAGAAGCTCTGTTGTTGCCCAACGTCACGTTGGAGGACTCTGGAGAGTTCACCTGCTTGGCCGGTAACTCTATCGGGATCTCCTTTCACACTGCGTGGCTGACGGTGCTGCCAG CTCTGGACAAGTCTCCGGGGCCTTTCTCTCCAGACTACGTGGAGATCGCCATCTACTGCGCCGGCGTGTTCCTCATCGCCTGCATGGTGGGCATCGTGGTGATCTGCCGCATGAGGAACACGGCAAAGAAACCCGACTTCGGGGGCCAGCCGGCGGTCCACAAGCTGAGCAAGCAGATCCCTCTGCGGCGCCAG GTGTCGGcagactccagctcctccatgaACTCCAGCACGCCGCTGGTCCGCATCACGACCCGGCGGAGTTCTGCGCACGACGACCCGATCCCCGAGTACGACCTTCCCGAGGATCCGCGCTGGGAGTTTTCCCGAGACCG GCTGACCCTGGGCAAGCCCCTCGGTGAAGGCTGCTTCGGCCAGGTGGTCATGGCGGAGGGCCTGGGCATCGACAAGGACCGACCCAAGGAGGCCGCGACGGTGGCGGTCAAGATGCTGAAAG ATGACGCCACTGAGAAAGACCTGTCTGACCTGGTGTcggagatggagatgatgaagatgattggCAAACATAAGAACATCATCAACCTCCTGGGGGCCTGCACTCAATACG GTCCCCTCTATGTGATAGTGGAGTACGCCTCCAAAGGGAACCTGAGGGAGTACCTCCGGGCCCGCCGGCCCCCCGGCATGGAGTACTCCTACGACATCGCCCGTGTGTCAGACGAGCAGCTTACCTTTAAAGATCTCGTCTCCTGCACTTATCAGGTGGCACGGGGCATGGAGTACCTAGCATCACAGAAG TGTATACACAGAGACCTGGCGGCCAGGAACGTCCTGGTCACCGAGAGCAACTTCATGAAGATCGCCGACTTCGGGCTGGCCAGGGACGTCCACAACATCGACTACTACAAGAAGACCACCAAC GGTCGGCTGCCGGTGAAGTGGATGGCTCCAGAGGCGCTGTTCGACCGGGTCTACACCCACCAGAGTGACGT cTGGTCCTTCGGGGTGCTGATGTGGGAGATCTTCACCCTCGGGGGCTCGCCCTACCCCGGCATCCCGGTGGAGGAGCTCTTCAAGCTGCTGAAGGAGGGACACCGCATGGACAAGCCGGGCAACTGCACCAACGAGCT GTACATGATGATGAAAGACTGCTGGCACGCCATCTCCTCCCACAGGCCGACCTTCAAGCAGCTCGTCGAGGACCTGGATCGCATCCTGTCCCTCAACACCAACGAG GAGTACCTGGACCTGTGCGCCCCGGCGGAGCAGTACTCGCCCAGCTTCCCCGACACGCGCAGCTCCTGCTCCTCCGGGGACGACTCTGTGTTCTCCCACGACCCGCTGCAGGACGAGCCCTGCCTGGCCCAGTACCAGCACATCGCCGTGAAGACATGA
- the fgfr2 gene encoding fibroblast growth factor receptor 2 isoform X2 yields the protein MGSVSRGRWRKGAWRAPANGMASWLLAALLLSLLTASLARPPLTATTEEEATVEPEEASTRPQVSTPTLSSVHPGELLKLSCPLPPSGTVTWTKDGRPLGADNRTLLREEVLQVHEATPTDSGLYTCTAAGRDTARFIVNVTDAISSGDDEDDTERSEDTGADGEQITAPYWTSSAKMEKRLHAVPAANTVKFRCAAGGNPRPQLRWLKNGRPFRQEDRMGGYKVRSQHWTLIMESVVPSDKGNYTCLVENEFGAINHTYTLDVVERSPHRPILQAGLPANVTVHVGEDARFVCKVYSDAQPHIQWLKHITQNGSRYGPDGHPYVRVLKRSGINSSDVEVLSLPNVTQSDAGEYICKVSNYIGEATQSGWLAVVPALDKSPGPFSPDYVEIAIYCAGVFLIACMVGIVVICRMRNTAKKPDFGGQPAVHKLSKQIPLRRQVSADSSSSMNSSTPLVRITTRRSSAHDDPIPEYDLPEDPRWEFSRDRLTLGKPLGEGCFGQVVMAEGLGIDKDRPKEAATVAVKMLKDDATEKDLSDLVSEMEMMKMIGKHKNIINLLGACTQYGPLYVIVEYASKGNLREYLRARRPPGMEYSYDIARVSDEQLTFKDLVSCTYQVARGMEYLASQKCIHRDLAARNVLVTESNFMKIADFGLARDVHNIDYYKKTTNGRLPVKWMAPEALFDRVYTHQSDVWSFGVLMWEIFTLGGSPYPGIPVEELFKLLKEGHRMDKPGNCTNELYMMMKDCWHAISSHRPTFKQLVEDLDRILSLNTNEEYLDLCAPAEQYSPSFPDTRSSCSSGDDSVFSHDPLQDEPCLAQYQHIAVKT from the exons ATGGGATCCGTGtccagggggaggtggaggaagggggCATGGCGAGCCCCCGCTAACGGGATGGCCTCCTGGCTGCTGGCCGCCCTCCTGCTGTCGCTGCTGACCGCCAGCCTGGCCCGGCCGCCCCTCACCGCCACCACCGAGGAGGAGGCCACCGTGGAACCTGAAG AGGCGTCCACCAGGCCCCAGGTGTCTACGCCCACGCTGAGCTCCGTGCACCCGGGGGAGCTGCTGAAGCTGAGCTGCCCTCTGCCTCCGTCGGGCACCGTCACCTGGACCAAAGACGGCCGCCCTCTGGGCGCCGACAACCGCACGCTGCTGCGGGAGGAGGTGCTGCAGGTCCACGAGGCCACGCCCACCGACTCGGGCCTGTACACCTGCACCGCCGCCGGCAGAGACACGGCCCGCTTCATCGTGAACGtcacag ATGCCATCTCGTCGGGGGATGACGAGGACGATACGGAGCGGTCGGAGGACACGGGGGCGGACGGAGAGCAGATAA CCGCTCCGTACTGGACCTCGTCGGCCAAGATGGAGAAGAGGCTGCACGCCGTTCCGGCCGCCAACACCGTCAAGTTCCGCTGCGCCGCCGGAGGAAACCCCCGACCCCAGCTGCGCTGGCTGAAGAACGGCCGGCCGTTCCGCCAGGAGGACCGCATGGGGGGCTACAAG GTGCGCAGCCAGCACTGGACCCTCATCATGGAGAGCGTGGTGCCGTCGGACAAGGGCAACTACACCTGCCTGGTGGAGAACGAGTTCGGAGCCATCAACCACACCTACACCCTGGATGTCGTGG AGCGCTCCCCCCACCGGCCCATCCTGCAGGCCGGCCTCCCGGCCAACGTGACGGTGCACGTGGGCGAGGACGCCCGCTTCGTGTGTAAGGTGTACAGCGACGCCCAGCCGCACATCCAGTGGCTGAAGCACATCACGCAGAACGGCAGCCGCTACGGGCCGGACGGACACCCGTACGTCCGGGTGCTGAAG cgctCAGGCATTAACAGCTCTGACGTGGAGGTGCTCTCCCTCCCCAACGTGACGCAGAGCGATGCCGGGGAGTATATCTGTAAAGTCTCCAATTACATAGGCGAGGCCACGCAGTCGGGCTGGCTGGCCGTCGTCCCAG CTCTGGACAAGTCTCCGGGGCCTTTCTCTCCAGACTACGTGGAGATCGCCATCTACTGCGCCGGCGTGTTCCTCATCGCCTGCATGGTGGGCATCGTGGTGATCTGCCGCATGAGGAACACGGCAAAGAAACCCGACTTCGGGGGCCAGCCGGCGGTCCACAAGCTGAGCAAGCAGATCCCTCTGCGGCGCCAG GTGTCGGcagactccagctcctccatgaACTCCAGCACGCCGCTGGTCCGCATCACGACCCGGCGGAGTTCTGCGCACGACGACCCGATCCCCGAGTACGACCTTCCCGAGGATCCGCGCTGGGAGTTTTCCCGAGACCG GCTGACCCTGGGCAAGCCCCTCGGTGAAGGCTGCTTCGGCCAGGTGGTCATGGCGGAGGGCCTGGGCATCGACAAGGACCGACCCAAGGAGGCCGCGACGGTGGCGGTCAAGATGCTGAAAG ATGACGCCACTGAGAAAGACCTGTCTGACCTGGTGTcggagatggagatgatgaagatgattggCAAACATAAGAACATCATCAACCTCCTGGGGGCCTGCACTCAATACG GTCCCCTCTATGTGATAGTGGAGTACGCCTCCAAAGGGAACCTGAGGGAGTACCTCCGGGCCCGCCGGCCCCCCGGCATGGAGTACTCCTACGACATCGCCCGTGTGTCAGACGAGCAGCTTACCTTTAAAGATCTCGTCTCCTGCACTTATCAGGTGGCACGGGGCATGGAGTACCTAGCATCACAGAAG TGTATACACAGAGACCTGGCGGCCAGGAACGTCCTGGTCACCGAGAGCAACTTCATGAAGATCGCCGACTTCGGGCTGGCCAGGGACGTCCACAACATCGACTACTACAAGAAGACCACCAAC GGTCGGCTGCCGGTGAAGTGGATGGCTCCAGAGGCGCTGTTCGACCGGGTCTACACCCACCAGAGTGACGT cTGGTCCTTCGGGGTGCTGATGTGGGAGATCTTCACCCTCGGGGGCTCGCCCTACCCCGGCATCCCGGTGGAGGAGCTCTTCAAGCTGCTGAAGGAGGGACACCGCATGGACAAGCCGGGCAACTGCACCAACGAGCT GTACATGATGATGAAAGACTGCTGGCACGCCATCTCCTCCCACAGGCCGACCTTCAAGCAGCTCGTCGAGGACCTGGATCGCATCCTGTCCCTCAACACCAACGAG GAGTACCTGGACCTGTGCGCCCCGGCGGAGCAGTACTCGCCCAGCTTCCCCGACACGCGCAGCTCCTGCTCCTCCGGGGACGACTCTGTGTTCTCCCACGACCCGCTGCAGGACGAGCCCTGCCTGGCCCAGTACCAGCACATCGCCGTGAAGACATGA